A segment of the Symmachiella macrocystis genome:
AGTCCGACCGTTTACGGAATTGGTTCGTGGGAAGTCAGCCGGCGAAGGTCTGGACTTGTTGCGTTTTGTGCCGAATCGCGGTGCAAGGTTCTTGGAAAAAGTCTTGCGGACCGCAATGGCCAACGCGGAGCAGTCCGGTGCGCGTAATGTTGAGAGTCTGATGATTAAGGATGCCCGCGCCGATGGCGGTCCGATGTTCAAGCGGTTGCAACCGCGAGCACGGGG
Coding sequences within it:
- the rplV gene encoding 50S ribosomal protein L22; this translates as MEYKSTHRFARISATKVRPFTELVRGKSAGEGLDLLRFVPNRGARFLEKVLRTAMANAEQSGARNVESLMIKDARADGGPMFKRLQPRARGMAFIIRKRFSHIHVGIEGPDIV